A portion of the Deltaproteobacteria bacterium HGW-Deltaproteobacteria-18 genome contains these proteins:
- a CDS encoding sigma-54-dependent Fis family transcriptional regulator: protein MSDILIIDGDAAFCQSLMTELARHGLHAAHSTTLSKGLAMLHVGEFSLVLLGDEAGNKNSLEFLSTLREVPSRPEIIVMSKSRDPDAAEAAIRGGAWNFMPKPVNMQRLIVLAERALEYHRERPAKCAPVSLRREGIVGNSRLLNSCLDIVAQAASTDVNVLITGETGTGKELFARAIHANSSRTGKPFVVVDCAALPETLVESMLFGHERGAFTSAENRSIGLVKQADGGTLFLDEVGELPLSTQKVFLRVLEGRSFRPVGGAKEVSSNFRLVAATNRNLEAMVRSDIFRRDLFYRLRGIRLELSPLRHLLDDLNDLICHFARRACTRLNIDNKGFSPDFLDTLLQYEWPGNIRELVNALDQAVVRAGTEPILYPQHLSRTIRANVARLLVAELPELESRTPPLTDGEDFPSLKEYREKHMAELETWYLKNLMLASKGEISNACRLSGLSRPRLYALLKQRGVERG, encoded by the coding sequence ATGAGCGACATCCTGATCATTGATGGCGATGCGGCATTTTGCCAGTCGCTGATGACTGAACTTGCCAGACACGGGCTGCATGCAGCGCACAGCACGACCCTGTCCAAGGGTCTGGCCATGCTGCATGTGGGGGAATTTTCCCTGGTCCTGCTCGGCGACGAGGCAGGCAACAAAAACAGTCTGGAATTTTTATCCACCCTGCGCGAAGTGCCGTCGCGACCGGAAATCATTGTCATGTCCAAAAGCCGCGACCCTGACGCGGCAGAGGCCGCCATTCGCGGCGGAGCCTGGAATTTCATGCCCAAGCCCGTGAACATGCAGCGACTGATAGTACTGGCGGAACGGGCCCTGGAGTATCACCGCGAGCGTCCCGCCAAGTGCGCACCGGTCTCCCTGCGGCGCGAAGGGATCGTCGGCAACAGCAGGCTGCTCAACTCCTGTCTCGATATCGTGGCCCAGGCCGCATCCACCGATGTGAACGTGCTCATTACCGGCGAGACAGGCACGGGCAAGGAGCTTTTTGCCCGGGCCATACACGCCAACAGTTCGCGCACCGGCAAGCCTTTCGTGGTCGTGGATTGTGCGGCCCTGCCCGAAACCCTGGTGGAGAGCATGCTCTTCGGCCATGAACGCGGCGCGTTCACCAGTGCGGAAAACCGCTCCATCGGACTCGTTAAACAGGCCGACGGCGGGACCCTGTTCCTGGACGAGGTGGGCGAACTGCCCCTGTCCACCCAGAAGGTTTTCCTGCGCGTGCTCGAGGGGCGCAGTTTCCGCCCCGTGGGCGGGGCAAAGGAAGTGTCCAGCAATTTCAGGCTGGTGGCGGCGACAAATCGTAACCTTGAGGCCATGGTCCGCTCCGACATCTTCCGCCGGGACCTGTTCTATCGCCTGCGCGGGATACGGCTAGAACTCTCCCCCTTGCGCCATCTGCTGGACGACCTGAACGATCTCATCTGCCATTTCGCGCGCCGCGCCTGCACAAGGCTGAACATAGACAACAAGGGCTTTTCCCCGGACTTTCTCGACACCCTCCTGCAGTACGAGTGGCCGGGCAACATCCGCGAGCTGGTCAACGCTCTCGACCAGGCCGTGGTCCGGGCCGGAACCGAGCCCATCCTCTATCCCCAGCACCTGTCCAGGACCATTCGCGCCAATGTCGCACGGCTCCTGGTCGCGGAACTGCCGGAACTTGAAAGCAGGACTCCCCCGCTAACGGACGGAGAGGATTTTCCGAGCCTCAAGGAATACCGCGAAAAACACATGGCCGAACTGGAGACGTGGTACCTCAAGAATCTGATGCTCGCCAGCAAAGGCGAAATCTCAAACGCCTGCCGCCTGTCTGGCCTTTCCCGGCCCCGACTTTATGCGCTGCTCAAGCAAAGGGGCGTGGAGCGCGGCTGA